Proteins encoded together in one Telopea speciosissima isolate NSW1024214 ecotype Mountain lineage chromosome 4, Tspe_v1, whole genome shotgun sequence window:
- the LOC122658711 gene encoding NAC domain-containing protein 37-like, with protein MMETMESCVPPGFRFHPTDEELVGYYLKKKVASQKIDLDVIRDIDLYRIEPWDLQERCRIGYEEQNEWYFFSHKDKKYPTGTRTNRATMAGFWKATGRDKAVYDKIKLIGMRKTLVFYKGRAPNGQKTDWIMHEYRLESEENGPLQEEGWVVCRAFKKRTNCQTRSNEGWDSSYFYDEPSGVSSSVDPIDYIPRQPQNFLCKQEIEADNLNVSRSDRFVQLPQLESPTLPLVKRPSLISMMLPENNNEGEEARRGFNNREKVTDWRALDKFVASQLSQEDRYDGGQGMSSFGDHYNSDMALLLLQSNREEGNKLNGLLSSNSDCDIGICVFDN; from the exons atgatggaaACGATGGAATCTTGCGTTCCTCCGGGTTTCAGATTTCATCCAACAGACGAAGAGCTCGTCGGATATTATCTGAAGAAGAAGGTGGCATCACAGAAGATTGATCTGGACGTCATAAGGGACATCGATCTGTATAGAATTGAACCATGGGACCTCCAAG AGCGGTGCCGAATAGGATATGAAGAACAGAATGAGTGGTATTTCTTTAGCCATAAAGATAAGAAGTATCCAACAGGAACAAGGACTAACAGGGCAACCATGGCTGGATTTTGGAAAGCAACTGggagggataaggctgtgtaTGACAAGATCAAACTCATTGGCATGAGGAAGACCCTTGTCTTCTACAAAGGGAGAGCCCCCAATGGACAGAAAACCGactggatcatgcatgaatatAGGCTCGAGTCTGAAGAAAATGGTCCTCTTCAG GAAGAAGGATGGGTAGTCTGCCGAGCATTCAAGAAAAGAACCAATTGCCAAACAAGAAGCAATGAAGGATGGGATTCAAGTTATTTTTATGATGAACCAAGTGGGGTTAGCTCCAGTGTTGATCCAATTGATTATATTCCAAGGCAACCCCAGAATTTCCTATGTAAGCAAGAGATTGAAGCAGATAATCTGAATGTCTCGCGCTCCGATCGTTTTGTACAACTTCCTCAACTTGAGAGCCCAACTCTACCACTAGTAAAGAGGCCAAGCTTGATATCAATGATGTTGCCGGAGAATAAtaacgaaggagaagaagcaagaagaGGGTTCAATAATAGAGAGAAAGTGACGGATTGGAGGGCCCTTGATAAGTTTGTTGCTTCCCAATTGAGTCAAGAAGATAGATATGATGGTGGTCAAGGAATGTCAAGCTTTGGAGATCATTATAATTCGGATATGGCTTTGCTTCTATTGCAGAGTAATAGAGAGGAAGGAAATAAGTTGAATGGCTTACTTAGTTCGAACTCAGACTGTGATATTGGAATTTGTGTCTTCGATaattga